The segment CCGAAACCGTGATGCTCCGACAGGTAACCGAATTTCGATTTGTCCTTCGGCATCGCAATCCCGATCGACGCCGACACCAGCCGGTTCGGCTCGTTGGTGGCATCGCGGCTCATCACGCAGAAGGCGATCTGGCCCGGCTCAAAATACTTCAGCCCTTCCCGGCGCGAAATCAGCTTGCAGTACGGCGGAAAAATCGAAGAGACATTCACAAGGTTTAAGTACGCGATCCCGGCGTCACGCAAGGCCAACTCGAACGAGGCCAGCTTCTCTTTGTGCTTCCCCACGCCTTTGGTCAGGAAGATTTTCTTTGGTACAAAGTTCAACTCTTTCTCCTTTGTGAAAGATCCTCGATTGAACGCGTAACAACGCGGGAAAATATATAAACCCTCAACGGATGCAACAGGAAATTGGGCCGCACCACCCGGCGCCTCCGCCTGCCTCCGGCACCCTTCGCCCGGCTCCCAAATACCTCGATCGTCGTCGCGCCGGCAGACATTACGGCTTTACAGAATCATGGTTATGGCGTATATTGTCGACGTTGTACTTCGGGGCTGTTCTTTAACATGGAGTCGTCTTCTATGAGACGTGTTCTGCTTCCCGCTCTGATCGTAGCTCT is part of the Candidatus Zixiibacteriota bacterium genome and harbors:
- a CDS encoding arginine decarboxylase, pyruvoyl-dependent, which gives rise to MNFVPKKIFLTKGVGKHKEKLASFELALRDAGIAYLNLVNVSSIFPPYCKLISRREGLKYFEPGQIAFCVMSRDATNEPNRLVSASIGIAMPKDKSKFGYLSEHHGFGQTQKYSGDYAEDLAVQMLGTTMGLTIDLDKSWDQNKEQWKLKGEVVYSRNITQSAEGDKNGLWTTVITAAMLILENGD